A window from Hemicordylus capensis ecotype Gifberg chromosome 2, rHemCap1.1.pri, whole genome shotgun sequence encodes these proteins:
- the LOC128342285 gene encoding uncharacterized protein LOC128342285, translated as MAAHYSRELILKNLLLAKNKEEPSSKLSSCFNCALEKLQREPVCVRSNAHLTISDGHTLMEFTSGNGECQITVFHNQGKVHYDVFVPYWDLYFSRLCTTAQPLSVGTILGIRSHLHSWGSSRKGFSSLACFDLAVERFPMEPDAVQRDAELLVECAGQVMKFISGQGSCKISVFFRFGEPTYDVQELSWDLVMERLRTGVEPLTTENLWRLRDKLRTTKWGELRRCLDEAIGRFCKEPRCVQDNAKMLIVTSNDNIVLISGKGENHITVTYKYGMIEYQLSERGWWEMAARVLQKKEIGASGSIID; from the coding sequence ATGGCAGCCCATTATTCACGGGAGCTCATCTTGAAGAACTTGCTGTTGGCCAAGAACAAGGAAGAGCCCAGTAGCAAATTGTCCTCCTGTTTCAATTGTGCTCTAGAGAAACTCCAGAGGGAGCCAGTGTGTGTGAGAAGCAATGCTCATCTCACCATTTCTGATGGGCACACTTTGATGGAGTTCACCTCTGGTAACGGAGAGTGTCAAATAACAGTCTTCCACAATCAGGGCAAAGTCCACTATGATGTCTTTGTGCCTTATTGGGACCTCTACTTCTCTCGTCTTTGCACTACCGCTCAGCCCCTCAGTGTTGGGACTATCCTTGGTATCCGAAGCCACCTACATTCTTGGGGTTCATCTAGAAAAGGATTTTCCTCCTTGGCCTGCTTTGACCTAGCAGTGGAAAGATTTCCCATGGAACCAGATGCTGTGCAACGGGATGCTGAGTTGCTGGTGGAGTGCGCTGGACAAGTGATGAAGTTTATCTCTGGTCAAGGATCCTGCAAGATTTCTGTCTTTTTTAGATTTGGTGAGCCAACATATGATGTCCAGGAGCTCAGCTGGGATCTAGTCATGGAGCGTCTCCGGACTGGGGTAGAACCATTGACCACAGAGAACTTGTGGAGACTGAGGGACAAGTTGAGGACCACAAAATGGGGAGAACTAAGGCGTTGCCTAGATGAGGCCATTGGTAGATTCTGCAAGGAACCCCGTTGTGTCCAGGACAATGCCAAGATGCTGATTGTAACCAGCAATGACAACATTGTGCTGATCTCTGGGAAGGGAGAAAACCACATCACAGTAACCTATAAATACGGAATGATAGAGTACCAGTTGTCAGAGCGAGGGTGGTGGGAGATGGCAGCCCGGGTCctgcaaaagaaagaaattggAGCCTCTGGTTCTATAATAGATTAG